Proteins from a single region of Salipiger sp. H15:
- the mraZ gene encoding division/cell wall cluster transcriptional repressor MraZ has protein sequence MGRRLRFRGESRNKVDGKGRVSIPASFRRVLEAGDPDWTDGLNPNFVIVYGDHRRQYLECYTIEEMEAVEDRISAMKRGSQKRRLLERLFSTQSVTTSVDETGRIVLPAKLRDKIGLEDWAYFASNVDTFQIWKPETFEEVELAGTEEFLDEMPEDFDPLQLLDEDDETEEA, from the coding sequence GTGGGCCGCAGGCTGAGGTTCAGAGGCGAGAGCCGCAACAAGGTGGATGGCAAGGGACGGGTCTCGATCCCGGCCTCGTTCCGCCGCGTGCTCGAAGCCGGCGACCCGGACTGGACCGACGGGCTGAACCCGAACTTCGTGATCGTCTACGGCGATCACCGCCGCCAGTATCTCGAATGCTACACGATCGAGGAGATGGAGGCCGTCGAGGATCGCATCTCGGCGATGAAGCGCGGCTCGCAGAAGCGCCGCCTTCTGGAGCGTCTCTTCTCGACCCAATCCGTCACCACCAGCGTTGATGAAACCGGGCGCATCGTGCTTCCGGCCAAGCTGCGTGATAAGATCGGCCTCGAGGACTGGGCCTATTTCGCCTCCAACGTCGACACCTTCCAGATCTGGAAGCCCGAGACCTTCGAAGAGGTGGAACTGGCCGGGACCGAGGAATTCCTCGACGAGATGCCGGAGGACTTCGATCCTCTGCAGCTGCTCGACGAGGACGACGAAACCGAGGAGGCCTGA
- the rsmH gene encoding 16S rRNA (cytosine(1402)-N(4))-methyltransferase RsmH: protein MAAQKDPNAAPHVPVLLRPLLEAVAPVCGTWIDGTFGAGGYSRGLLEAGADKVIGIDRDPLAHQMAAGWIGDYAGRLELVEDNFANMDAHAQDVDGVVLDLGVSSMQLDRAERGFSFQKDGPLDMRMEQQGETAADLVKRLDETTLADVLYTFGEERASRRIAKAIVKARAQEPIETTARLSSIVEACLPRPKPGQSHPATRSFQALRIAVNDEYGALWRGLMAAERALKPGGLLAVVTFHSVEDRMVKRFLQARSGRLSSVSRYEPEAETELPRFELVTRKAVGPDDEELAQNPRSRSARLRVGRRTAAEAGDVEAGVLSMPQLRGKS from the coding sequence ATGGCGGCGCAAAAAGACCCCAACGCCGCACCGCACGTTCCCGTCCTGCTGCGGCCCCTGCTGGAGGCCGTGGCCCCGGTTTGCGGCACCTGGATCGACGGCACCTTCGGGGCAGGGGGCTATTCGCGCGGCCTGCTCGAGGCCGGCGCGGACAAGGTCATCGGCATCGACCGCGACCCGCTGGCGCACCAGATGGCCGCCGGCTGGATCGGCGACTACGCGGGACGACTCGAACTGGTCGAGGACAATTTCGCCAACATGGATGCCCATGCGCAGGACGTCGACGGCGTCGTCCTCGACCTTGGCGTGTCGTCCATGCAGCTCGACCGTGCCGAGCGCGGCTTTTCCTTCCAGAAGGACGGCCCGCTCGACATGCGCATGGAGCAGCAGGGCGAGACCGCCGCGGATCTCGTGAAGCGGCTCGACGAGACGACGCTGGCCGACGTGCTCTACACCTTCGGCGAGGAGCGCGCCTCGCGCCGGATCGCCAAGGCCATCGTCAAGGCCCGCGCGCAGGAGCCGATCGAGACCACCGCGCGGCTCTCGTCGATCGTCGAGGCCTGCCTGCCGCGCCCGAAGCCGGGCCAGTCGCACCCCGCGACCCGCTCCTTCCAGGCGCTGCGCATCGCGGTCAACGACGAGTACGGCGCGCTCTGGCGCGGTCTGATGGCGGCCGAGCGGGCGCTGAAGCCGGGCGGGCTGCTGGCGGTCGTGACCTTCCATTCGGTCGAGGACCGCATGGTCAAGCGCTTCCTGCAGGCGCGCTCGGGCCGGCTCTCCTCGGTCAGCCGCTACGAGCCGGAGGCCGAGACCGAACTGCCGCGCTTCGAGCTGGTCACCCGCAAGGCGGTGGGCCCCGATGACGAGGAACTGGCGCAGAACCCGCGGTCGCGCTCGGCCCGGTTGCGTGTCGGGCGGCGCACCGCTGCCGAGGCGGGTGATGTCGAGGCCGGGGTGCTTTCGATGCCGCAGCTGAGAGGAAAGAGCTGA
- a CDS encoding cell division protein FtsL, with amino-acid sequence MRTLLYVTTFMSVIGLAFWAYHENYKTQASLDHVRALQRDIGDARARLSILRAEWAYLNRPDRLRDLAELNFERLGLLPMRPEQFGRIDQVNYPDNRALVFSDVVDVTSAGAQTGALR; translated from the coding sequence ATGCGAACGCTTCTCTATGTGACAACCTTCATGTCGGTGATCGGGCTCGCCTTCTGGGCCTATCACGAGAACTACAAGACCCAGGCCTCGCTCGACCACGTGCGCGCCCTGCAGCGCGACATCGGCGACGCGCGGGCACGGCTGTCGATCCTGCGCGCCGAATGGGCCTATCTCAACCGCCCCGACCGGCTGCGCGACCTCGCCGAGCTGAACTTCGAGCGGCTCGGCCTGCTGCCGATGCGCCCCGAGCAGTTCGGCCGCATCGACCAGGTGAACTACCCCGACAACCGCGCGCTGGTGTTCAGCGACGTGGTGGACGTGACCAGCGCAGGCGCCCAGACCGGGGCGCTGAGATGA